A DNA window from Methylocystis heyeri contains the following coding sequences:
- the gloB gene encoding hydroxyacylglutathione hydrolase yields MAVEIHQFICLDDNFGLLVHDGETGATASVDAPDGDAIAEEAKRLGWRLTHALLTHHHLDHIEGVPALRAAFPEIKVCGARKDAYRIDGLDVLVEEGDAIEIGAARALVLETPGHTTGHLAYHFSEDEAVFVGDTLFSLGCGRVFEGTMATMYGSLERLASLPDETRVYCGHEYTKANARFALTVDPENPSLADRAQNVDALRAAGRFTLPTTIMLERATNPFLRCEDPLVQRAMGMSDSDPVEVFAKMRERKNNFRA; encoded by the coding sequence ATGGCGGTTGAGATTCACCAGTTTATTTGCCTCGACGACAATTTTGGCCTGCTCGTGCACGACGGAGAAACCGGGGCGACCGCTTCGGTGGATGCGCCGGACGGCGACGCCATCGCCGAGGAGGCCAAAAGGCTCGGCTGGCGCCTCACCCATGCGCTGCTCACGCATCACCATCTCGATCATATCGAGGGGGTCCCCGCATTGCGCGCAGCCTTTCCGGAGATCAAAGTATGCGGCGCCCGCAAGGACGCCTATCGGATCGACGGGCTCGACGTCCTGGTCGAGGAAGGCGATGCGATCGAAATCGGCGCCGCCCGCGCGCTGGTTCTGGAGACGCCCGGCCATACCACAGGGCATCTCGCCTACCATTTTAGCGAGGATGAAGCGGTATTCGTCGGGGACACGCTTTTTTCCCTGGGGTGCGGAAGGGTCTTCGAGGGAACCATGGCCACAATGTACGGCTCGCTGGAGAGGCTGGCGTCGCTCCCGGACGAGACCCGGGTCTATTGCGGTCACGAATACACAAAGGCGAATGCGCGCTTCGCGCTCACCGTGGACCCTGAGAACCCGTCTCTCGCCGACCGCGCCCAGAACGTCGACGCCCTGAGGGCCGCGGGGCGATTCACGCTTCCCACCACCATCATGCTGGAGCGCGCGACCAACCCGTTCCTGCGCTGCGAAGACCCCCTCGTCCAGCGCGCCATGGGCATGAGCGACAGCGATCCGGTCGAGGTGTTCGCGAAAATGCGCGAGCGCAAGAACAATTTCCGCGCATGA
- a CDS encoding putative bifunctional diguanylate cyclase/phosphodiesterase: protein MLLKHLAVKTPSAPKAAVPEPVEISPEPQSPDPVAWSAPSPDTNAIVNSIGDLVYEWDLVSDRLVWGENLARTLGPLAESDLSSGMAYAQMLSPESTTSRYDAVVKSGRMDEGEGVPYQVDYALSTPRDASARRTIWIEDTGRWFRGEDGRPLRAHGVVRVITERHQKETRLAQQTQFDPLTGVFTRAHLCEQVRRIFDASERTRKPFAILLVALENLFGLNRTYGYDAGDEVIAGLAKRLSENLRANDMVARHAGNKFAVVLQDCDAEQLKAIAIRMIEAVAAAPFETSAGPVPATVRIGGVVGPREGRTTQALFQHAEEALDVARQRNGERFVPYTASLAREDSRIRALQMADNIVSALNERRVELAFQPIVHAGDGQTAFYEALLRVRLGDGSVVTPGSILPVAEKAGLVRLLDQRVLELALVTLSENETLNLSVNASLASILDPDWPDRLSAGVQAYPGVAQRLTIEITETSVIEDIEATSQAIASCKRLGVHVAMDDFGAGHTSFRNLRALAFDLVKIDGAFVENIVNSEDDRFFVRTLIDLARHLDLKIVAEWVKDEETAGLLRGWGVDYFQGSLFGSAGPETSRRPSQPPSPMTAGG from the coding sequence ATGCTTTTGAAACATCTTGCGGTCAAAACCCCGTCCGCGCCGAAGGCGGCGGTTCCCGAACCGGTAGAAATCTCGCCCGAGCCGCAGAGTCCGGATCCGGTCGCCTGGAGCGCGCCGTCGCCCGATACGAACGCCATCGTCAATTCGATCGGGGATCTGGTCTACGAGTGGGATCTCGTCAGCGACCGGCTGGTCTGGGGGGAAAATCTCGCCAGAACGCTCGGCCCCTTGGCGGAAAGCGATCTATCCTCGGGCATGGCCTACGCCCAGATGCTTTCGCCCGAGAGCACGACTTCGCGCTACGACGCCGTCGTCAAATCCGGGCGCATGGATGAAGGCGAGGGCGTTCCGTATCAGGTGGATTACGCCCTTTCCACCCCTCGCGACGCAAGCGCGCGGCGGACGATCTGGATCGAAGACACGGGACGCTGGTTCAGAGGCGAGGACGGCCGGCCGCTGCGGGCCCACGGCGTCGTCCGGGTCATCACCGAGCGGCATCAGAAAGAAACCCGCCTGGCGCAGCAGACGCAGTTCGATCCCCTCACCGGCGTCTTCACCAGAGCCCATCTTTGCGAGCAGGTGCGGCGGATATTCGACGCGTCCGAACGCACCCGCAAACCCTTCGCCATTCTTCTGGTGGCGCTCGAAAATCTGTTCGGGCTCAACCGAACCTACGGCTACGACGCCGGAGACGAGGTGATCGCGGGCCTCGCCAAGCGGCTTTCGGAAAATCTGCGCGCCAACGACATGGTCGCGCGTCACGCCGGCAACAAATTCGCCGTGGTGTTGCAGGACTGCGACGCCGAGCAGCTCAAGGCCATCGCCATCAGAATGATCGAGGCCGTCGCGGCGGCGCCGTTCGAGACCTCTGCCGGCCCGGTCCCGGCCACGGTCCGCATCGGCGGCGTCGTCGGCCCGCGGGAAGGGCGCACGACCCAGGCGCTGTTCCAACACGCCGAGGAAGCCCTCGACGTGGCGCGCCAGCGCAACGGCGAACGCTTCGTCCCCTACACCGCTTCGCTGGCGCGGGAGGACTCCCGCATCCGCGCCTTGCAGATGGCGGACAATATCGTTTCCGCGCTCAACGAGCGCCGGGTGGAGCTCGCCTTCCAGCCCATTGTCCACGCCGGGGACGGACAGACGGCCTTTTACGAGGCGCTCCTGCGCGTGAGGCTGGGCGACGGCTCGGTGGTGACGCCCGGCTCGATCCTGCCGGTGGCTGAAAAAGCCGGTCTGGTCCGGCTTCTCGACCAGCGCGTGCTCGAACTCGCCCTCGTGACCCTCTCCGAGAACGAGACGCTCAATCTTTCCGTCAACGCGTCGCTCGCCAGCATTCTCGATCCCGACTGGCCCGATCGGCTTTCGGCCGGCGTCCAGGCCTATCCCGGCGTCGCCCAAAGACTGACGATCGAGATAACCGAAACCAGCGTGATCGAGGACATCGAAGCTACGAGCCAGGCGATCGCTTCCTGCAAGCGGCTCGGCGTCCATGTGGCGATGGACGACTTCGGCGCCGGCCATACCTCGTTCCGCAATCTGCGCGCGCTCGCGTTCGATCTCGTGAAGATCGACGGCGCCTTCGTGGAGAACATCGTCAATTCCGAGGATGACAGGTTCTTCGTGCGCACGCTGATCGACCTCGCCCGTCATCTCGATCTCAAGATCGTCGCCGAATGGGTGAAGGACGAGGAGACCGCCGGCCTGCTGAGAGGCTGGGGCGTCGATTACTTCCAGGGCTCGCTGTTCGGCTCCGCAGGACCCGAGACGTCGCGACGGCCTTCGCAGCCACCTTCCCCGATGACGGCCGGCGGTTGA
- a CDS encoding type II toxin-antitoxin system Phd/YefM family antitoxin, protein MATNHEPVLITRDHGKPAAVLVSLEDYAAFEETAYLLSSPRNAARLLRAIDD, encoded by the coding sequence GTGGCGACGAACCATGAGCCTGTGCTGATCACGCGCGATCACGGCAAGCCGGCGGCGGTTCTCGTATCGTTGGAGGATTACGCCGCCTTCGAGGAGACCGCTTACTTGCTGTCGAGCCCGCGCAATGCAGCGCGCCTATTGCGTGCGATAGACGACTGA
- a CDS encoding acetyl-CoA C-acetyltransferase, with amino-acid sequence MTTEIVIVSAARTAVGSFNGALGGVPAHDLGAVAVKAALERAQVAPAEVCEVILGQVLGAGHGQNPARQTAIKAGVPDSATAFGVNQVCGSGLRAVALAAQQIVAGDARIVVAGGQESMSLSAHAAHLRSGTKMGPVSFADTMIVDGLTDAFNNYHMGITAENVAAKWQISRAEQDAFAVASQNKAEAAQKAGKFKDEIVPYVVAGRKGDVTVDQDEYVKHGVTLESVSKLRPAFAKDGTVTAANASGINDGAAALVVMTAEEAKKRGLTPLARIAAWATAGVDPSVMGSGPIPATRKALEKAGWKVSDLDVVEANEAFAAQALAVNKDIGWDPAIVNVNGGAIAIGHPIGASGARILTTLLYELQRRGSGKGLATLCIGGGMGIAMAVER; translated from the coding sequence ATGACGACCGAAATCGTGATCGTTTCCGCGGCGAGGACCGCCGTTGGATCGTTCAATGGAGCTCTCGGCGGCGTCCCCGCCCATGATCTCGGCGCGGTCGCCGTGAAGGCCGCTCTGGAACGCGCCCAAGTTGCGCCGGCCGAAGTCTGCGAAGTGATCCTGGGCCAGGTGCTCGGCGCCGGCCACGGCCAGAATCCCGCCCGTCAGACCGCGATCAAGGCGGGCGTTCCCGACAGCGCCACCGCCTTCGGAGTCAACCAGGTTTGCGGCTCGGGCCTGCGCGCCGTGGCGCTCGCCGCCCAGCAGATCGTGGCCGGAGACGCCCGCATCGTCGTCGCCGGCGGCCAGGAGAGCATGTCGCTCTCGGCCCACGCCGCGCATCTTCGCTCCGGCACCAAGATGGGCCCGGTCAGCTTCGCCGACACCATGATCGTCGACGGCCTCACCGACGCCTTCAACAACTACCACATGGGCATCACCGCCGAGAACGTCGCGGCCAAGTGGCAGATCAGCCGCGCCGAGCAGGACGCTTTCGCCGTCGCCTCCCAGAACAAGGCCGAGGCGGCCCAGAAGGCCGGCAAGTTCAAGGACGAGATCGTTCCCTATGTGGTCGCCGGCCGCAAGGGCGACGTGACCGTCGACCAGGACGAATACGTTAAGCACGGCGTCACCCTGGAGAGCGTCTCCAAGCTGCGCCCGGCCTTCGCCAAGGACGGCACCGTCACCGCCGCCAACGCCTCGGGCATCAACGACGGCGCCGCGGCCCTCGTGGTCATGACCGCCGAAGAAGCCAAGAAGCGCGGCCTGACGCCTCTCGCCCGCATCGCCGCCTGGGCCACCGCCGGCGTCGATCCGAGCGTCATGGGCTCGGGCCCGATCCCGGCGACCCGCAAGGCGCTGGAAAAGGCCGGCTGGAAGGTTTCGGACCTCGATGTGGTCGAGGCCAACGAGGCTTTCGCCGCCCAGGCCCTCGCGGTCAACAAGGACATCGGTTGGGACCCGGCCATCGTCAACGTCAACGGCGGCGCCATCGCCATCGGACATCCGATCGGGGCCTCCGGAGCGCGCATTCTGACCACCCTGCTCTATGAGTTGCAGCGCCGCGGCTCCGGCAAGGGCCTCGCCACGCTCTGCATCGGCGGCGGCATGGGCATCGCCATGGCGGTCGAACGGTAA
- a CDS encoding DUF1259 domain-containing protein, with the protein MKQALIGIAFFAALFPNSFALAETDWLQVDAALGKKATVIGAVHKYGFPRGDLHVKLENVDIKPGLALGGWVAFEPAGDAAMMMGDLVLTENEVGPVMKSLLAGGVQVTALHNHLFRATPATFYMHVGGHGDPAQLAKTLREALAQTKTPFDASAASPAADQKIGFDVGQVEQILGFQGKNNGGVFQFSVPKAERISAGGRALSPAMGIANAINFQPTDDGRAAISGDFVATAREVQPLLKALQSNGIEVTALHNHMLDDEPRLFFVHFWADDEAAKLARGVRAGLDAVHAAPAS; encoded by the coding sequence ATGAAACAAGCGCTCATTGGCATTGCGTTTTTCGCGGCCCTTTTTCCCAACTCCTTCGCCCTTGCTGAAACCGATTGGCTGCAGGTCGACGCCGCTCTCGGAAAGAAGGCTACCGTCATCGGCGCGGTTCATAAATACGGTTTTCCGCGCGGCGATCTTCATGTGAAGCTGGAGAATGTCGATATAAAGCCCGGCCTCGCTCTCGGAGGATGGGTCGCTTTCGAGCCGGCTGGAGACGCGGCCATGATGATGGGCGATCTCGTGCTGACCGAAAACGAAGTCGGCCCCGTCATGAAATCGCTGCTCGCGGGCGGCGTGCAGGTGACGGCGTTACATAACCACCTGTTTCGAGCGACCCCCGCGACCTTTTATATGCATGTCGGCGGGCACGGCGATCCGGCGCAACTCGCCAAAACGCTTCGCGAAGCCCTCGCGCAAACGAAAACGCCCTTCGACGCGTCCGCGGCTTCTCCCGCGGCAGACCAGAAAATCGGCTTCGACGTCGGACAAGTCGAGCAGATTCTGGGCTTCCAGGGGAAGAACAACGGTGGAGTCTTTCAGTTCAGCGTCCCGAAGGCCGAGCGGATCAGCGCTGGGGGCAGGGCGCTTTCTCCCGCCATGGGGATCGCGAACGCCATCAACTTCCAACCTACCGACGATGGCAGGGCGGCGATATCGGGAGATTTCGTCGCCACAGCAAGGGAGGTCCAGCCTCTGCTGAAAGCGCTCCAGTCGAACGGGATCGAAGTCACGGCCCTGCACAACCATATGCTGGACGACGAGCCCAGGTTGTTCTTCGTCCATTTCTGGGCCGACGACGAAGCTGCGAAGTTGGCTCGCGGCGTGCGTGCAGGTCTCGACGCCGTGCATGCCGCACCGGCGAGCTGA
- a CDS encoding cupin domain-containing protein yields the protein MNGSDPTRALGAQEIVEMLALKPHPEGGYYRETFRDADLPGTGRAASTAIYFLLCAGQSSAWHRVDAAEAWLFHAGAPLLLSLSVDGKAATSHRLGVDLLAGERPQCVVPPGCWQAAKSLGPWTLVSCTVAPGFEFSKFEMAGENFSPRIEEEEMEKAKPA from the coding sequence ATGAACGGCTCCGATCCAACCCGAGCCCTCGGCGCCCAAGAGATCGTCGAGATGCTCGCGCTGAAGCCGCATCCAGAGGGCGGCTATTACCGCGAAACCTTCCGTGACGCCGATCTGCCGGGAACGGGACGCGCGGCGTCGACGGCGATATATTTCCTGCTGTGCGCGGGACAAAGCTCGGCCTGGCACCGGGTGGACGCCGCCGAAGCATGGCTTTTCCATGCGGGAGCGCCTCTTCTGCTTTCGCTCTCGGTCGACGGAAAAGCGGCGACCTCCCATCGCCTCGGCGTCGATCTCCTCGCCGGAGAACGTCCGCAATGCGTCGTCCCGCCGGGATGCTGGCAGGCCGCGAAGAGCCTCGGGCCATGGACTCTGGTCAGCTGCACGGTGGCCCCGGGCTTTGAGTTCTCCAAATTCGAGATGGCGGGCGAGAATTTTTCCCCCAGAATCGAGGAAGAGGAAATGGAGAAAGCAAAACCGGCCTGA
- the lepA gene encoding translation elongation factor 4: MTSHSIDNIRNFSIVAHIDHGKSTLADRLIQVTGAVAARDMVEQVLDSMDIERERGITIKAQTVRLQYRAKDGRDYVLNLMDTPGHVDFAYEVSRSLHACEGSLLVVDASQGVEAQTLANVYQALDAGHEIVPVLNKIDLPAAEPDRIKQQIEDVIGLDATDAVLISAKTGIGIEDVLEAIVTHLPPPKGDESAPLKAGLVDSWYDAYLGVVVLVRIFDGVLKKGQKIKMMGTDAHYEVDKIGVFRPKMQDVAQLGPGEIGFITAQIKQVADTRVGDTITDDRKPCAEALPGYKPAQPVVFCGLFPVDAADFEDLRAAIAKLRLNDASFSFEMETSAALGFGFRCGFLGLLHLEIIQERLSREFNLDLIATAPSVVYRLKLTNGDEIELHNPADMPDVVKIEEIQEPWIRATIMTPDDYLGSVLKLCQDRRGVQVDLNYVGKRAMAIYDLPLNEVVFDFYDRLKSISKGYASFDYQLTDYRAGDLVKMSILVNSEPVDALSMLVHRTRAEGRGRQMCEKLKELIPPHMFQVPIQAALGGKIIARETVRAFRKDVTAKCYGGDATRKRKLLEKQKEGKKKMRQFGRVEIPQEAFIAALKMEE; encoded by the coding sequence ATGACCAGCCACAGCATCGACAATATCCGCAATTTCTCGATTGTCGCCCATATCGACCACGGCAAATCGACTCTCGCCGACCGCCTCATTCAGGTGACCGGCGCGGTTGCGGCGCGCGACATGGTCGAGCAGGTGCTCGACTCCATGGATATCGAGCGCGAGCGCGGCATCACTATCAAGGCCCAGACCGTCCGGCTCCAGTATCGGGCCAAGGACGGCAGGGATTACGTCCTGAACCTCATGGACACTCCCGGCCATGTCGACTTCGCCTATGAAGTGTCGCGGTCGCTGCACGCCTGCGAAGGCTCGCTGCTGGTGGTGGACGCCAGCCAGGGCGTCGAGGCGCAGACCCTGGCCAATGTCTATCAGGCGCTGGACGCCGGCCATGAAATCGTGCCGGTGCTCAACAAGATCGACCTGCCGGCGGCCGAACCCGACCGCATTAAGCAGCAGATCGAGGACGTGATCGGTCTCGACGCCACCGACGCCGTGCTGATTTCGGCCAAGACCGGCATCGGCATCGAGGACGTGCTGGAGGCGATCGTCACCCACCTGCCGCCGCCGAAAGGAGACGAAAGCGCGCCGCTCAAGGCCGGACTCGTCGACAGCTGGTACGACGCCTATCTCGGCGTCGTGGTGCTGGTGCGCATATTCGACGGCGTGCTGAAGAAGGGCCAAAAAATCAAGATGATGGGCACGGACGCCCATTACGAGGTCGACAAGATCGGCGTTTTCCGCCCCAAGATGCAGGACGTCGCCCAGCTCGGGCCGGGCGAAATCGGCTTCATCACCGCCCAGATCAAGCAGGTCGCCGACACCCGCGTCGGCGACACCATCACCGACGACCGCAAGCCCTGCGCCGAGGCGCTCCCGGGCTACAAGCCGGCCCAGCCGGTGGTGTTCTGCGGCCTTTTTCCGGTGGATGCGGCCGATTTCGAGGATTTGCGCGCCGCGATCGCGAAGCTCAGGCTCAACGACGCCAGCTTCTCCTTCGAGATGGAGACCTCCGCTGCGCTCGGCTTCGGCTTCCGCTGCGGCTTCCTCGGCCTGCTGCACCTCGAGATCATTCAGGAGCGTCTCAGCCGCGAGTTCAATCTCGATCTCATCGCCACGGCGCCGTCGGTGGTTTACCGGCTCAAGCTCACCAATGGCGACGAAATCGAGCTCCACAATCCCGCCGACATGCCCGACGTGGTCAAGATCGAGGAAATCCAGGAGCCCTGGATCAGGGCCACGATCATGACGCCGGACGACTATCTCGGCTCGGTGCTGAAACTCTGCCAGGATCGGCGCGGCGTTCAGGTCGATCTCAATTATGTCGGCAAGCGCGCCATGGCGATCTACGACCTGCCCCTCAACGAGGTCGTGTTCGACTTTTACGACCGCCTCAAATCCATCTCCAAGGGCTACGCCAGCTTCGATTACCAGCTCACGGACTATCGCGCCGGCGATCTCGTCAAGATGAGCATTCTGGTCAATTCCGAGCCCGTGGACGCGCTTTCGATGCTGGTGCACCGCACCCGCGCGGAAGGGCGGGGCCGGCAGATGTGCGAGAAGCTCAAGGAGCTGATTCCGCCTCATATGTTCCAGGTGCCGATCCAGGCGGCGCTCGGCGGCAAGATCATCGCCCGCGAGACCGTCCGCGCCTTCCGCAAGGACGTGACCGCCAAATGCTATGGCGGCGACGCCACCCGCAAGCGCAAGCTTCTGGAAAAGCAGAAGGAAGGCAAGAAGAAGATGCGGCAGTTCGGCCGCGTGGAAATCCCGCAGGAGGCCTTTATCGCGGCGTTGAAGATGGAGGAGTGA
- a CDS encoding GlxA family transcriptional regulator — protein MRPNLIERATQETGRFRRIGFLIFADYQILDLCGPFEAFYFAGQWLERLGKTTEPAYCPLIISGGSEPVRSMSGLAILPSQSFNDISDGIDTLIVAGGTGMEEASRDRELVDWVRSIAPRARRVASICSGAFILASAGLLHRRRATTHWMYSDLLAATYPSIEVDATKVFIRDGNIYTSGGITAGIDLALALVEEDMGTDVMLAVARTMVVFPRRPGGQSQFKTYNYSTDGIGRAEFRQLHIWIMAHPEADLSVPALAERMGMSPRNFSRVFREEMGQTPAQFAEKARADAARCKLEQTLLPVETIALECGFGDPERMRRSFQRLYEISPADYRARFRSTAIQ, from the coding sequence ATGAGACCGAACCTGATCGAGAGAGCGACACAAGAGACAGGCCGGTTCCGCCGGATCGGCTTCCTCATTTTCGCGGATTATCAAATTCTGGACCTGTGCGGCCCGTTCGAAGCGTTCTACTTCGCGGGCCAGTGGCTCGAGCGGCTCGGAAAGACGACCGAGCCGGCCTACTGCCCCTTGATCATTTCCGGCGGAAGCGAACCGGTCAGAAGCATGTCGGGGCTCGCGATTCTTCCCAGCCAGAGTTTCAACGACATCAGCGACGGAATCGACACTCTGATCGTCGCGGGCGGGACCGGCATGGAGGAGGCCTCCAGGGACCGGGAACTGGTGGATTGGGTGCGTTCCATAGCCCCGCGGGCGCGGCGCGTCGCCTCGATCTGTTCCGGCGCGTTCATATTGGCGTCGGCCGGCCTGTTGCATCGCCGGCGCGCGACCACCCATTGGATGTATTCCGATCTGCTGGCCGCGACCTATCCGTCGATCGAGGTCGACGCGACCAAAGTCTTCATTCGCGACGGCAATATCTACACCTCCGGCGGCATTACGGCCGGCATCGACCTCGCCCTGGCGCTGGTCGAGGAGGATATGGGGACGGATGTCATGCTCGCGGTCGCGCGGACGATGGTGGTCTTTCCTCGTCGCCCTGGAGGGCAATCGCAGTTCAAAACCTACAATTATTCGACCGACGGGATCGGCCGGGCGGAATTTCGTCAGCTCCATATCTGGATAATGGCCCACCCGGAAGCGGATTTGAGCGTGCCGGCCCTGGCCGAGCGCATGGGCATGAGTCCGCGCAACTTCTCGCGGGTTTTTCGCGAGGAAATGGGCCAGACCCCGGCCCAGTTCGCCGAAAAGGCGCGCGCCGACGCGGCCCGCTGCAAGCTCGAGCAGACCCTCCTGCCGGTAGAGACGATCGCGCTGGAATGCGGCTTCGGCGATCCCGAGCGGATGCGGCGAAGCTTTCAGCGCCTCTATGAGATCAGCCCGGCGGATTACAGGGCGCGGTTCCGTTCGACCGCGATCCAGTAG
- a CDS encoding methyltransferase domain-containing protein, with the protein MSLDVVDLRAFYDSPLGQVAQRLIAKLIRARWDGPTSGLSMLGVGYATPYLAGVQAQRVLAFMPATQGVVHWPCNGHSASALVDPTMMPLPDACVDRILVIHALETGEHPRDLLEEIWRILAPGGRVIIVAPSRTGLWARLDTTPFGNGHPYSRGQLHDLLQETLFLPVFWGEALYVPPFSSASLLRSAPAFERIAGRFSLPGGGVHVVEATKQLYRPIGARRAVRRSVPILEPVLEPVGAARLRGALSGLGPQKGELKAQLGQSRQKT; encoded by the coding sequence ATGTCTCTCGATGTCGTCGATTTACGGGCATTCTATGATTCGCCGTTGGGACAAGTGGCCCAACGGCTTATCGCCAAGCTGATACGCGCCCGTTGGGACGGACCGACCTCCGGCCTCAGCATGCTCGGCGTCGGCTACGCCACGCCTTACCTCGCCGGGGTTCAGGCCCAGAGGGTTCTCGCCTTCATGCCCGCGACGCAAGGCGTGGTGCACTGGCCATGCAATGGTCATTCCGCTTCGGCGCTGGTCGACCCGACCATGATGCCGCTGCCGGACGCCTGCGTCGACCGCATATTGGTGATCCACGCCCTGGAGACGGGGGAGCATCCGCGCGATCTGCTCGAAGAAATCTGGCGCATTCTCGCTCCGGGAGGCCGCGTGATCATCGTCGCGCCGAGCCGCACCGGGCTTTGGGCGCGGCTCGACACCACGCCTTTCGGCAACGGCCATCCCTATTCCCGCGGCCAGTTGCACGATCTGCTGCAGGAAACCCTGTTTCTCCCGGTATTCTGGGGTGAAGCCCTTTACGTTCCTCCCTTCAGCAGCGCCTCGCTCCTGCGGTCGGCGCCCGCTTTCGAGCGGATCGCCGGGCGTTTCTCCCTGCCGGGCGGAGGCGTGCATGTCGTGGAGGCGACAAAGCAGCTCTACCGTCCCATCGGCGCGCGGCGGGCGGTCAGGCGAAGCGTTCCGATCCTGGAGCCCGTGCTGGAGCCGGTCGGCGCCGCCCGCCTTCGCGGCGCGCTTTCGGGGCTCGGCCCGCAAAAGGGCGAGCTGAAAGCTCAGCTCGGACAGAGCCGCCAGAAGACTTGA
- the phbB gene encoding acetoacetyl-CoA reductase, with the protein MSRTAVVTGGTRGIGEAISKALQAAGYKVAATYAGNDEAANKFKAETGINVYKFDVSDYDACAAGIAAIEKDLGPVEILVNNAGITKDGLFHKMDLAKWKAVIDTNLNSLFNVTRPVINGMRDRGFGRIIVISSINGQKGQAGQTNYSASKAGDIGFVKALAQESASKGITVNAIAPGYIATEMVKAVPQDVLDKHIIPHIAVGRLGEPEEIARAVVFLAADDAGFITGSTLTVNGGQYLA; encoded by the coding sequence ATGTCGAGAACAGCAGTTGTGACCGGCGGCACGCGCGGCATCGGCGAAGCCATTTCCAAGGCGCTGCAGGCGGCTGGTTACAAAGTGGCCGCGACCTATGCCGGCAACGACGAAGCCGCCAACAAGTTCAAGGCGGAAACCGGCATCAATGTCTATAAGTTCGACGTTTCCGACTACGACGCCTGCGCCGCCGGCATCGCCGCCATCGAGAAAGACCTCGGCCCGGTCGAGATTCTGGTCAACAACGCCGGCATCACCAAGGACGGCCTGTTCCACAAGATGGACCTGGCGAAGTGGAAGGCCGTCATCGACACCAATCTGAACTCGCTGTTCAACGTCACCCGCCCGGTCATCAACGGCATGCGCGACCGCGGCTTCGGCCGCATCATCGTGATCTCGTCGATCAACGGCCAGAAGGGTCAGGCCGGCCAGACCAACTATTCCGCCTCCAAGGCGGGCGATATCGGCTTCGTGAAGGCTCTGGCGCAGGAAAGCGCCTCCAAGGGCATCACCGTCAACGCCATCGCTCCCGGCTACATCGCCACCGAAATGGTCAAGGCGGTGCCGCAGGACGTGCTCGACAAGCACATCATCCCGCATATCGCGGTGGGCCGTCTCGGCGAACCCGAGGAAATCGCCCGCGCGGTGGTGTTCCTCGCCGCCGACGACGCCGGCTTCATCACCGGCTCTACGCTGACCGTCAACGGCGGCCAGTATCTGGCCTGA
- the phaR gene encoding polyhydroxyalkanoate synthesis repressor PhaR — protein MANEKKPTTIKKYANRRLYDTGTSTYVTLEDLAAMVKRGEDFVVCDAKSGEDITRPVLTQIIFEQEGKDGQSLLPVSFLRQLIRFYGDSMQMLVPSYLEFSIDKFTRDQQKFRDQLSSALPSGPFTEPTRQAFAAMEEQARKNMVVFRQALSILNPFGIVAEGAAAPAPGEESSNATAKQQADVDELKRQLEELNKRIDKLSAGA, from the coding sequence ATGGCCAACGAAAAAAAACCGACGACCATTAAGAAGTACGCCAACCGCCGTCTATACGACACAGGCACGAGCACATATGTCACGCTCGAGGATCTCGCCGCCATGGTCAAGCGCGGCGAGGATTTCGTCGTTTGCGACGCGAAATCGGGCGAAGACATCACCCGGCCGGTGCTGACCCAGATCATCTTCGAGCAGGAAGGAAAAGACGGGCAAAGCCTCTTGCCTGTCTCCTTCCTTCGCCAGCTCATTCGCTTTTACGGCGACTCCATGCAGATGCTGGTTCCGAGCTATCTCGAATTCTCGATCGACAAATTCACCCGCGACCAGCAGAAGTTCAGGGACCAGCTCAGTTCCGCGCTGCCTTCCGGCCCCTTCACCGAGCCCACGAGGCAGGCTTTCGCCGCAATGGAGGAGCAGGCCCGCAAGAACATGGTGGTGTTCCGCCAGGCCTTGAGCATTCTCAATCCTTTCGGCATCGTCGCCGAAGGCGCGGCGGCTCCGGCGCCCGGAGAAGAATCCAGCAATGCGACCGCAAAGCAGCAGGCGGATGTGGACGAACTCAAGCGTCAGCTCGAAGAACTCAACAAGCGCATAGACAAGCTGTCCGCCGGGGCGTGA